From a region of the Paraburkholderia caribensis genome:
- a CDS encoding SDR family NAD(P)-dependent oxidoreductase: MSRLAGKVAIVTGSSKGIGAGIAERLAADGAKIVVNYTRDASHADAVVAGIVASGGQALAVRADVAKEGEPKALVDATLEAFGRLDILVNNAGIYDIDSLDTLTAESIDRHFSVNVRGLLLMTQAAARVLPQGGVIVNVSSGVAKSPNPMAHVYCATKGAVDVLTRSLGMELGARQIRVVGVAPGFTETEGNSHLPRDLIQPFIAKTPLGRAGLPKDIAAAVSFAVSDDAAWVTGSTIDVAGGLVF; this comes from the coding sequence ATGAGTCGGCTGGCAGGCAAGGTGGCGATCGTCACGGGTTCGTCGAAGGGCATCGGAGCGGGCATTGCGGAGCGGCTCGCGGCAGACGGCGCGAAGATCGTGGTGAACTACACGCGGGACGCTTCGCACGCGGATGCCGTTGTCGCGGGCATCGTTGCGTCCGGCGGCCAGGCGCTGGCGGTTCGCGCGGATGTCGCGAAAGAGGGCGAGCCGAAGGCGCTCGTCGACGCGACGCTCGAAGCGTTCGGCAGGCTAGATATTCTCGTGAACAACGCCGGCATCTACGACATCGATTCGCTCGATACGTTGACGGCCGAAAGCATCGACCGGCATTTCAGCGTGAACGTGCGCGGCCTGCTGCTGATGACGCAAGCGGCGGCGCGCGTGCTGCCTCAGGGTGGCGTGATCGTGAACGTCAGCTCCGGCGTCGCGAAGAGTCCGAATCCGATGGCGCATGTGTATTGCGCGACCAAGGGCGCCGTCGACGTGCTGACGCGCTCGCTCGGCATGGAACTCGGCGCGCGGCAGATTCGGGTGGTCGGCGTTGCACCGGGGTTCACGGAGACGGAGGGCAACAGTCACTTGCCGCGCGACCTCATTCAGCCGTTCATTGCGAAGACGCCGCTTGGCCGCGCCGGTCTGCCGAAGGATATTGCGGCAGCCGTGTCGTTCGCGGTTTCGGATGACGCCGCGTGGGTGACAGGGTCCACCATCGATGTCGCGGGCGGTCTGGTTTTCTAG
- a CDS encoding LysR family transcriptional regulator: MNHEEALHISANLPELLPGIAAFARVAHHRSFTKAAHELGVSTSALSQTLRTLEARLGVRLLERSTRKVGLTELGQRFLQSAQPALAALRGAVNEVHDMRDKPAGLLRLNVSRVAAEILVMPHLTPFLEAYPDITVELHCDNALIDIVSGGFDAGIRLSENLSQDVVAVPLGGTQRLATVAAPHYLSGRALPREPRDLAAHRCLNVRLQNGIFRWVYQADEREFSVDTPGPFVTNDGDLLLSAIRSGAGIGCTLEAVIADDIRTGRLIPLLEPWWPSFPGFHLYYSSRVHVPRKLRAFIDFMQTRS; encoded by the coding sequence ATGAACCATGAAGAGGCGCTTCACATTTCCGCGAATCTTCCCGAGCTGCTGCCGGGCATAGCGGCGTTCGCACGGGTTGCGCATCACCGCAGCTTCACGAAGGCGGCGCACGAACTGGGTGTCTCGACGTCGGCCCTCTCGCAAACGCTGCGCACGCTCGAAGCGCGCCTCGGCGTGCGCCTGCTCGAACGCTCGACGCGCAAAGTCGGCCTGACCGAGCTCGGCCAGCGCTTTCTGCAAAGCGCGCAGCCCGCGCTTGCGGCACTGCGCGGCGCAGTCAACGAAGTGCACGACATGCGCGACAAACCGGCTGGCCTGTTGCGCCTGAACGTGTCGCGCGTGGCCGCCGAGATTCTCGTGATGCCGCATCTCACGCCGTTTCTCGAAGCCTATCCGGACATCACGGTGGAACTGCATTGCGACAATGCGCTGATCGATATCGTTAGCGGCGGCTTCGACGCCGGCATCCGGCTCTCGGAGAATCTGTCGCAGGATGTGGTGGCCGTGCCGCTCGGCGGCACGCAGCGCCTCGCAACCGTGGCCGCGCCACACTATTTGAGCGGAAGAGCCTTGCCGCGGGAGCCACGCGATCTCGCCGCGCATCGCTGCCTCAATGTGCGCCTGCAAAACGGCATTTTCCGCTGGGTGTATCAGGCGGACGAGCGCGAGTTCAGCGTCGATACGCCCGGACCGTTTGTGACCAACGACGGCGATTTGCTGCTCTCCGCGATTCGCAGCGGCGCGGGCATCGGTTGCACGCTGGAGGCCGTCATCGCCGACGATATCCGCACCGGCCGCCTGATTCCGCTGCTCGAGCCGTGGTGGCCCAGCTTTCCGGGCTTTCATCTCTACTATTCGAGCCGCGTGCACGTGCCGCGCAAGCTGCGCGCGTTCATCGACTTCATGCAAACGCGTTCGTGA
- a CDS encoding TetR/AcrR family transcriptional regulator: MEPTTTVRDQILEHAITLMMLRGYNGFSYRDLSELVGVKTSSIHYYFPSKDDLVLEAVSQYSNEILSALGSIESSLPADQKLGKYTKLFGRTLGEGDQICLCGMLAADIEALPDDVRTAVQAFFKANESWLAKVLAQGARERTLHVNGKPENAARALYAAYQGSVLASRLFRTKARLEDVEASWKVSK, from the coding sequence ATGGAACCGACCACTACAGTTCGCGATCAGATTCTGGAGCACGCCATCACGCTGATGATGCTGCGCGGCTACAACGGGTTTAGTTATCGCGACCTGTCGGAGCTGGTAGGGGTGAAGACTTCGAGCATCCATTATTACTTCCCGTCGAAAGACGATCTGGTGCTCGAAGCCGTCAGCCAGTACAGCAACGAGATACTCAGTGCGCTCGGCTCTATCGAGTCCTCTCTTCCTGCGGATCAGAAGCTCGGCAAGTACACGAAGCTGTTCGGCAGAACCCTTGGCGAAGGCGATCAGATCTGCCTGTGCGGCATGCTCGCCGCGGATATCGAGGCGTTGCCCGATGATGTTCGCACTGCCGTGCAGGCATTCTTCAAGGCCAACGAAAGCTGGCTCGCGAAGGTGCTGGCGCAAGGCGCCAGGGAGCGCACCTTGCACGTCAACGGCAAGCCCGAAAACGCCGCGCGGGCGCTGTACGCCGCTTATCAGGGCAGCGTGCTGGCAAGCCGGCTGTTCAGGACGAAGGCACGGCTGGAAGATGTCGAGGCGTCGTGGAAGGTTTCGAAATAG
- a CDS encoding organic hydroperoxide resistance protein, protein MSIEKVLYRAHAHATGGRDGRAVVPEGKLDFKLVTPRELGGAGGEGANPEQLFAAGYSACFLGAMKFVAARDKTAIPADVSIDGSVGIGAIPNGFGIEVELKISLPGMPRDAAQALIDKAHIVCPYSNATRGNIDVTLTLV, encoded by the coding sequence ATGTCGATCGAAAAAGTTCTGTACCGCGCTCACGCTCACGCCACGGGAGGCCGCGACGGCCGCGCCGTCGTCCCCGAAGGCAAGCTCGATTTCAAGCTGGTCACGCCGCGTGAACTCGGTGGCGCGGGCGGCGAAGGCGCGAATCCTGAACAACTGTTCGCGGCCGGCTACAGCGCCTGTTTCCTCGGTGCGATGAAATTCGTCGCGGCGCGCGACAAGACGGCGATTCCGGCAGATGTATCGATTGACGGCAGCGTCGGCATCGGCGCGATTCCCAACGGCTTCGGCATCGAAGTCGAACTGAAAATTTCGCTGCCCGGCATGCCGCGCGACGCCGCTCAGGCACTGATCGACAAGGCTCACATCGTGTGCCCGTACTCGAACGCAACGCGCGGCAACATCGACGTCACGTTGACGCTGGTTTGA
- a CDS encoding alpha/beta hydrolase has protein sequence MKALKPLVLAAVLAANAVIAAAATPAAQPTPDRVTTAFLKQLNSGTGPALNTLPPAKARQVLVDAQNGVKVDLSGIDVSNRTIEEDGISVPITIVRPQGATGTLPVFMFFHGGGWILGDFPTHERLVRDLVVQSGAVAVFVNYTPSPEARYPVAINQAYAATKWVAEHGSDIGVDGSRLAVVGNSVGGNMAAVVSLMAKDKHGPQIRFQGLMWPVTDANFNDGSYLAYRDKHFLTRAMMQWFWDAYTKDPAQRAQIYASPLRASEEELKGLPPALIQVAQFDVLRDEGEAYGRKLDAAGNEVTTTRYNGTIHDFGLLNALAADAPTQAATKQLANEIKTRLK, from the coding sequence ATGAAAGCCCTGAAGCCACTCGTCCTCGCCGCCGTCCTCGCAGCCAACGCCGTCATTGCCGCCGCTGCCACGCCCGCCGCACAACCGACGCCCGACCGGGTCACGACGGCATTCCTGAAACAGCTCAACAGCGGCACGGGCCCCGCCCTGAACACGCTGCCGCCCGCGAAGGCGCGTCAGGTGCTGGTCGATGCGCAAAACGGCGTTAAGGTCGACCTGTCCGGCATCGACGTGTCGAACCGCACCATCGAAGAGGACGGTATCAGCGTGCCGATCACGATCGTCCGTCCGCAAGGCGCGACGGGCACACTGCCGGTGTTCATGTTCTTCCACGGCGGCGGCTGGATCCTCGGTGACTTCCCGACCCACGAACGGCTCGTGCGCGATCTCGTCGTGCAGTCCGGCGCGGTTGCCGTATTCGTGAATTACACGCCGTCACCCGAGGCTCGTTATCCCGTCGCGATCAATCAGGCGTACGCCGCGACGAAGTGGGTCGCGGAACACGGCAGCGACATCGGCGTGGACGGCAGCCGCCTCGCGGTGGTGGGCAACAGCGTGGGCGGCAATATGGCCGCCGTCGTCAGCCTGATGGCGAAGGACAAGCACGGTCCGCAAATCCGCTTCCAGGGGTTGATGTGGCCCGTCACGGATGCCAACTTCAACGACGGCTCGTATCTCGCGTACCGCGACAAGCACTTCCTGACCCGCGCAATGATGCAGTGGTTCTGGGACGCGTACACGAAGGACCCTGCCCAGCGTGCGCAGATTTACGCATCGCCGCTGCGTGCGTCTGAAGAAGAGTTGAAGGGTCTGCCGCCCGCGTTGATCCAGGTCGCGCAATTCGACGTGCTGCGCGACGAAGGCGAGGCATACGGGCGCAAGCTCGATGCAGCCGGCAACGAAGTGACGACGACCCGCTACAACGGCACGATCCACGATTTCGGTCTGCTCAACGCACTCGCTGCCGATGCACCGACACAGGCCGCGACGAAGCAACTCGCCAATGAGATCAAGACGCGGCTGAAGTAA
- a CDS encoding haloacid dehalogenase type II — protein sequence MTTADVKAFVFDVFGTLVDWRSGVAREAAAFLQRHGRSGQEADAFADAWRAQYQPAMQRVRSGERPFTKLDILHRENLEAVLHEFGIEAKQIPAAELDEFNLAWHRLDPWPDTVEGLARLKSQYIIAPLSNGNVRLMIDMAKHGGLPWDAILGAEVAQAYKPSPEAYLRTAGILALTPGEVCMVAAHNSDLAAAQKCGFRTAFIPRPHEHGASQTTNLKPEHNWDWVANDLVDLAKQLGV from the coding sequence ATGACAACAGCGGACGTAAAGGCTTTCGTATTCGATGTTTTCGGCACGCTCGTCGATTGGCGGAGTGGCGTTGCGCGTGAAGCGGCTGCATTTCTGCAAAGGCATGGACGAAGCGGACAGGAAGCCGACGCATTCGCGGATGCGTGGCGCGCGCAATATCAACCCGCGATGCAACGGGTCCGCAGCGGCGAGCGTCCGTTCACGAAGCTCGATATATTGCACCGTGAGAATCTCGAAGCGGTGTTGCACGAGTTCGGTATCGAAGCCAAACAGATCCCTGCCGCGGAACTCGACGAATTCAATCTCGCGTGGCATCGGCTCGATCCATGGCCGGATACTGTCGAAGGACTTGCACGGCTCAAGTCGCAATACATCATCGCGCCACTGTCTAACGGCAATGTCAGGCTGATGATCGATATGGCGAAGCACGGCGGCCTGCCGTGGGACGCGATTCTCGGCGCGGAAGTCGCGCAAGCCTACAAGCCATCGCCCGAAGCGTATTTGCGCACGGCCGGGATTCTGGCGTTGACGCCGGGAGAGGTGTGCATGGTGGCCGCGCACAATAGCGATCTGGCAGCGGCGCAGAAGTGCGGATTCAGAACGGCATTCATTCCACGTCCCCATGAACACGGCGCCTCGCAAACAACGAATCTAAAGCCGGAACACAATTGGGATTGGGTCGCCAACGACCTGGTGGATCTCGCGAAGCAACTTGGCGTATAA